DNA sequence from the Tachysurus vachellii isolate PV-2020 chromosome 16, HZAU_Pvac_v1, whole genome shotgun sequence genome:
CTGCTTCATCAGATTAAGCTCTCTACTCTCTAAGTAGAAACATGAAGGTGATGTCCTGATTTGCTTCTCCTTCAGCCCAGTCtagaatgaacttctgcacagagactgtttttccaattccagcaactcctttagtcagcacagttctgatggacttGTCTTTAAAGAGATCATTACATTTGATGGGTTTCTCCTGTGTTGCTGGTCTCCTGGATGCTAcctcaatctgtctcacctcatgttcattattgatgtctccactccaaccctctgtgatgtagagctcagtgtagatctcattcagaagtgctgagcttccatgctgtgagattccttcattaatacttttaaacttctctctcAGCTTGGACTTCAACTTTGGCTGATACACAGAGACgagttctaataaacaaagtaatatcCAGGTTTAGTGATAAACAGTTATAATGCAAAATCATTCAAACACTGCTATTAATTCCTGACTGATGTACAGTACTAAATATTATTGAAGCTGGACCATGAACAGATACAACATgataataaaattacatttaaaactaaaagtgttcatatctaaaactatttcctctctctaaagtgaagctgatggaataaagtcatgactcagagctcttactgttgtgcagtgtgttagcgagatctgtgtggttcatgttcttcaggacgtgcagtgtgatcttcagcgctccctctctgacactgtgcagatcctcctcatcctccacctccttctcagtgcatgctgggtaatctggactcaggagcttcctaaacctcttcagctcattctttatcagagtgatgactttgtgttccagctcctggttagaaacacacaggaacagatctaaatattatcatgttacacagtgagagaggcttttattttatcaaaagaagaaaagtgtaTTTTTGTTATCACATTTAAAACTCATACAACTGATTACCCTTAATGCTTCTGCACATCAAGACATGACAAgggatcacaacacacacattacacactttaaaaacaacacacaccttgaatatAGAGTCCAGCTGATTtgtgctgatgtttgatttttgtggtctgtgaacaaacaaaacccatcatgtaatatggactatatgtattcatagctgcacaaatcacacactaataaacacagacacagatatttaacactatcctcttaacacaatacactgatttcAGGATTTCGAAACAAAgattagaaacaaatgtttgaataaaatctttatattgtcattaatgtcccaggtgtaaatgttcttctgtagcaccacagaccctccagctcagggactgcagactgaactgaactcttaaatcacttttcctcactgccagtccgagagctgcaacactgcacagtttagtgttttactgcttcaacacctgataaagctcatgaagggcttcataatgagaccagtgagtttgatcaggtggaacactgctgtaaaacacctcactatactgacctcacatcagtagaacTGTCTCCGTCTCTGAAGTTAATTGGACATCCCGTTGAATGGTCACTCTTCAGggacacacagctgggttctggtgagtctgatctctttccctccatcattctagaattacaacagaaatatcagcaataattaatactcTGTTGTCTCAGCactgttaaacaatgtgttcatcattaaacaccaataattccatctttttaattcagatccagtctgtacacttattcaaacaggagacaggcctcataagtcaggaattacactgatatcaggagtcccaatcacagctaactgactcagctgggtcttaaagcctgtagagttcactgacacaaagctatgctgctcttatgctccacattacacagtcctttttactcttctctcagtgaatgatttgtctaaactgttcttagatcagatcagtgatatattcactgctattaaacaccttaaagcaaagttgagttcctgtgttaactagtgagtgtttagagatacagatgtgttcccaagagacggtgtgtatttattgctggtgaatgtaaaagtaagtcacctctcatctttctttaagtcctgttttccagacacactcatgttgcaggtcatgtctccttctccagattacagcaggacacacgtttacttcactccaacatcggtgtgttaaattaaaccctgaatcagcacagagttcacttacaggaaatagtcacgctatcaagttataaaacaacctgtgtacattaaagcttcagtataaacccacaaaactcttctgcatcaagtgtcacttcagtgtgtttatatattagagctttagatactcactgtatttttactcctgaaatcttttagttttcactCGTCACAAAATGGAGCTGCTGACTTTCACACTTACTGACACTGGTCTAACTGGTTTGCTGGTTtatgctgatgtgtgtgtgtgtgtgtgtgtgtgtatgtgtctgtggaCTCAATGTGAGGATTATATTATATGAGCTGCATTATAAGATAGTGATgagcttttttattattggtcAATGCTGTTATCAGTGTCATATGATGTCATATAGAAACACTTAGTAAATCTCATTGTGATAAACTACTGTAGTTTAATAATAGAAGCTGCACTACAACACCTCTGGGAAACGTCATCATTGTCTAATATTGAGTAATAAACATGTATTCAATAAGGGGACATGTGAAACAAATGTATGTCATGTGATCAGATACTTTAGTTAGTTTTTACTCCtgaaatctttcatttttcactcCACACAAAATGGACCTGctgactttcactttcattacagtTGATACTGCAGAGGGGGGAAgggcagtgacacacacacacacacacacaatgtcccacccacatactgtataatggtTCTGatgcccatggatttcaggaagcatgAGCGTGGTCAATACTGCAGATAAAACGCGGAAtgaagtttaatttattagggcattcctcaagcagaatggattcgactggtgGGGCTCTGAAAAGTGAACAGACatatgcgctgaatagagacggtaaaagtgggtgggtccaatattattggtcttaaaaagtgggtgggtccaatattattggtcttaaaaagtgggtgggtcctgtcccacccacatataatggttccgacgcccatgactacaaatattacaccaaattgttttcatttatccACAATTTGTAACATTTCCTCATTTCTTCTATTAGTCTTTTTGGCCTTATTATTTGTCTCTTAggacattttgtttgttctacAGCAgtggtggccaaccagtcagagacaaagagccacattttttaccgttaccgcaaagagccacatcatacacatgggcacacataaacatcacctttttttctgccattttgagagcaaacttgacacaaattgtttactcaaatgatcttgctcctactgggaaactttgaggtattttcatcccactcacatgcgcgtttgacgaaaataccgtattgaactcaagcgaagcgaacacgcacaatgaaaagacacaaatacaaacttcgatatgaatgTAAGAGCCTCATGAAACCGGGCatgcatgcggctcgggagccgcgggttggccacccctgctcTACACCATCCTGTCTATTTTCAGTTACAGATTCTTTAGTATTGCCTTGCATTTCTAATTGTTCATTTTGCTTTGCAATTTTCAGATCATTTGTCTAACTctcattgatttttatttctgagGCACTTTTAGCAAATGTCTTGTGTTTGTCCTCATTATTTTCCCATGCTCTGTTAGCACTTCGTATGACCTGGGCGTAGTCTCTTTAATCACTTCCGCCAATGGTCCCCACTGCCCATCACATGTCACTTGTACAATTTCTTCTTGGGCAAGTGGGCTCAGTGGTCTTGCTGTTTTGTTGTAGTGATTAATCTGTCTTTTATTTGCAGAACTCCACCTACTCCGTACCATTTGATGCTTTACTGACGATAGCTTTGTCCGTAGTTTCCTATTCATGAGCATTTCTGCCGGTAAGTCCATTCTCCAGTGGTGAAGCTCTGTAATTCAGAATAGCCAGGTATGGATCACTCCGTGTCTCAGTGGCCTTTTTTAGAAGGCGTTTCACTATTTAAACTCCTTTCTCTGCTAAACCGTTGGACAGCGGGTACAGAGGGCTTGATGTTATTTGATCAAAACCATAACGTTTTGCAAAGTCCTTGAAACTCTGACCTTTTGTCTTTGCAATTACCTGCTCTGATGTTGTGCTTGTCAGCTGCACAAATTCCGGGTAGTTTGAATGATAGTCCATGAGCAACAAGTAATCTTTGTCATTAAGCTGAAACAAGTCCATACCAACTTTTCCCCATGGCTCCTTCTCTTACGTTTTTCAATTCCTAAATGTCCTTCGTGCACAAGTTTCAGCATCAGTTTTCTCATTGAGATTGGCACAACAATTCTTGTTCCTTTCAGCAAAACTCCATCTAGCACTGACAGTCCATCTTTAAAATGCTGTTAAGGACTTTTCCTTATCTCATCTCCAGGCATGTGAATCCTGTCCATTACTTTCTTTAACTGTTCGTCTTTCAGTGATTCTTTGGCTTTTTCAACccattttttttcagatgttgtTGCATCTGTGCTTTGATAGAGTCCacatgaatttgcacatctttctcTGTAGTTGCAAACAGCTCCTAAACCCACTTGTGTTGCATCTGTAGAGACCTTTTCTCTTACTCTGAACtggtatttgtttttattcaacttTAATCCATTACTTTGTGCTTGATCCAGGACCTTGTTAAGTCTTTCATCATGCTCTTCTTTTGAGCCCCATACCACTACATCATCAGTGAAGACTCCGACTCCTTCTATCCCATTGAAAAGCTGTTGCACAGTTTTGTGGAATACTTCTGGTGCTGAGCTGATGCCAAAAGGTAGCCTTTGGAAACAATGCCTTCCAAACAGTGTGTTGAAGGTGCATCATTTTGTGCTTTCCTCGTCTAGCACTATCTGGTAAAATCCTGATGAGGCATCCAGTTTGGAGAAATAACATGTTCCACTCATTGCACTAGTAATGTCTGACTTTGTTGGAAGTTTGAAGTGCTCACGTTGGATAGCCTTGTTTAAGTCTTTTGGATCTATACACAGTTTTAGATCTCTGTCTGGTTTTTCTACTATTATGAGATAATTTACCCATTCTGTAAGTTCTTCTATTTTTCTGATTAGTCCTTCCTTTATCAGAACTActattttctctctgtctttcttttaatGCTACTGGCACCCTTCTTGCTGGATGTATGACCGGTTCTGATTCTCCTTCAGCTTTATCTTGTGTTTTCCTATTCTTTTGAACATTTCTTTGTATTCTTTTATCCAGTCATTCTGAGTAATTCCTTCTGCAGTTGCATCTTTGTCATTTCCTTGTTTATGACATGGTCTCTCTTTATCAATCCAAACTGTATGCACGATTTCAGCCCTAGTAATAACTTGTCTGTTTCCATCCACAAGTATAAAAAACACATCcttcttctttccttatctGGGATAGACTGACTCCCTTTGTAGGTATAGTTTTGT
Encoded proteins:
- the LOC132858897 gene encoding uncharacterized protein LOC132858897 isoform X1 is translated as MTCNMSVSGKQDLKKDERMMEGKRSDSPEPSCVSLKSDHSTGCPINFRDGDSSTDVRPQKSNISTNQLDSIFKELEHKVITLIKNELKRFRKLLSPDYPACTEKEVEDEEDLHSVREGALKITLHVLKNMNHTDLANTLHNKLVSVYQPKLKSKLREKFKSINEGISQHGSSALLNEIYTELYITEGWSGDINNEHEVRQIEVASRRPATQEKPIKCNDLFKDKSIRTVLTKGVAGIGKTVSVQKFILDWAEGEANQDITFMFLLRE
- the LOC132858897 gene encoding uncharacterized protein LOC132858897 isoform X2 → MMEGKRSDSPEPSCVSLKSDHSTGCPINFRDGDSSTDVRPQKSNISTNQLDSIFKELEHKVITLIKNELKRFRKLLSPDYPACTEKEVEDEEDLHSVREGALKITLHVLKNMNHTDLANTLHNKLVSVYQPKLKSKLREKFKSINEGISQHGSSALLNEIYTELYITEGWSGDINNEHEVRQIEVASRRPATQEKPIKCNDLFKDKSIRTVLTKGVAGIGKTVSVQKFILDWAEGEANQDITFMFLLRE